One Arachis duranensis cultivar V14167 unplaced genomic scaffold, aradu.V14167.gnm2.J7QH unplaced_Scaffold_232525, whole genome shotgun sequence DNA segment encodes these proteins:
- the LOC127744104 gene encoding transcription factor MYB48-like, whose amino-acid sequence MISNIDWRDDYLRKGPWTPREDAILIEQVEKCGKGNWSLIRKNSELRRSGKNCRLRWSNHLNPDLKKGPFSEEEEKTIYDLHAKYGNKWALMATKVPGRSDNDIKNFWNSRMKKRLREYPPQITVQQAQHFSSSPFYSVLASCYPKNNLSVELPSNISAANPPPHHNQKQPNRNNSSSFSCTNNNASFVLPLTPVSPYCKSSGLLNDVVMEGIALCRKGKSKMDATIVIGREEEELADKRKIIEEPPLPPVGTSKEEETATIIATQSSSHQLISTEKNDNGGCNNNKEALNNSMPQMDDELLSILKNCPIYSPVRKWYKVDDDEDSLMMMMEI is encoded by the exons ATGATCTCCAATATAGATTGGAGAGATGATTATTTGAGAAAGGGGCCTTGGACGCCGAGAGAGGACGCCATACTTATCGAGCAGGTAGAGAAGTGTGGCAAAGGTAATTGGAGTTTAATTCGAAAGAATTCTGAGTTGAGGAGAAGTGGCAAAAATTGTAGGCTTAGATGGTCGAACCATCTAAATCCTGACTTGAAGAAGGGTCCTTTCtctgaagaagaggagaaaaccATTTATGATCTTCATGCTAAGTATGGAAACAAATGGGCTCTAATGGCTACCAAG GTTCCTGGAAGATCAGACAATGAcatcaaaaatttttggaaCTCAAGAATGAAGAAGCGCCTAAGAGAATATCCTCCACAAATAACGGTTCAACAAGCACAACACTTTTCTTCATCACCATTTTATTCGGTCTTAGCTTCATGTTACCCTAAAAATAATCTCAGTGTTGAACTACCTTCAAACATTTCTGCTGCCAATCCTCCACCACATCATAATCAGAAACAACCTAATCGAAATaattcttcttcattctcttgCACCAATAATAATGCAAGTTTTGTATTGCCATTAACCCCTGTGTCTCCTTATTGTAAGAGTAGTGGTTTATTGAATGATGTGGTGATGGAGGGTATTGCTCTTTGtcgcaagggaaagtcaaagaTGGATGCAACCATTGTTATTGGTAGGGAGGAAGAAGAATTAGCTGATAAGagaaaaattattgaagagCCACCATTGCCACCAGTTGGAACCAGTAAAGAGGAAGAAACAGCCACCATTATTGCAACTCAAAGCTCTTCTCATCAATTAATTTCAACAG AGAAGAATGATAATGGAGGTTGTAACAATAATAAAGAGGCATTGAATAATTCTATGCCACAAATGGACGATGAATTGCTTAGCATACTTAAAAATTGTCCAATATATTCGCCAGTGCGAAAGTGGTACaaagttgatgatgatgaggactccctgatgatgatgatggagatTTGA